A region of the Cyanobium usitatum str. Tous genome:
TCGGGAGAGTTCTTCAAAAGATGCGCAAACCATTTTCGCCCGTAATCAACAAAGAAATAAAAACAGGAGACTACAGAACCCTTGACCCGACTCAACCCCCATTCAACCTCAAGATGAAAAAGGTATTCGAATGGAAGGGCAATAATCTAATACTTGGCAAAAACTGTGATTGGAAAAAGAGAACTTATTTGCATCAGTAATTCAATCGTCAACAACCTCCAACAAATCCTCAATCCTGCAATCCAACACCGTCACCACCTTCCCCGCCAGATCCAAAGAAAGTGCTGACGCCGCTTTCTGATCGTTCCGTGCCAGTCGGGTAATTGTGGTTGCCGCCACTCCTGCCGCCACTGCCAAGGCATTCATCGTGATTGCCTTCTCGCCCGCCACAGCACGACGCATATTTGCCTTAGCAATTGCCTTGGCAAGGGTCAGACGAACTTGCTTTGCCATAAAAAGCACTATAGCTCAAGCGCCATAGCAGGGCAAATAAGCACGTATTACTTATACTTCTGTACTTAGCGCAGGAAATAGAGTGTCAGGCACCAAGCTTAAGCACTGCTTGAACCACCACAAATCCCACCAGGGCAACCAAGGCAAGAAGCGATGGGAAACCAGTTGTAACCATACCGACTCCGCTTACAACACCATTTCTAAAGCAATTCTAAATAGAGGTGTGTCGCAAGAAGCACAGGTCAATGCCAGCCGACTTCTCCGCCACTCAGTAGCCGATCAACCGCTGGAGACGGTTGCCATGGGGGTGACAGCATCACCGGATGCTGTCGAACTAATTACCAGATAATTGCTTTTGAGTATCAAACGCACAATATTGGTGATTTGAGACAGTAATTTCAGTGTTGAGCGGGAAGAAACTCAAAGCAGTTCGCCCCTCCAACCCCTTTTCCCAGAAACCCACAGAGGTTCAAACCGATGCTCCCAAGCAATTCGGTATCCGCCTCAGTGAGGCCACGATGAAACTGGTATCCGAAATCCAGCATCACCGCCAGCGCACCAATCAACCCATCACCCTCGCTTCCATCGTGGAAGACGCCATTCAGTGTCACTACAACCGATTGGTGAATGAGGGTGTCATCAAAAACGACTGATGACTCCACCAATCCCCTTGAGATCTAGGGGAATTTTGCAATCTGCCGGAAAACTTGTAAAAGCGGAGAGGGTGGGATTCGAACCCACGGAAGGTTTCCCTTCAAACGATTTCGAGTCGTTCGCTTTCGACCACTCAGCCACCTCTCCAAAGACCCGCTGGGCCAACAACACTCTAAGGATCGGTCAGCCGAGGGCGGCCTGCAGGTATCCACTGGGACCGCTGGCTGCCCAGGCCGCTGGCAAGCCGGCCGGGATGGTGCCACTGAACCAGAGCCGCTTGGCGCCAAGCTCCTTGAGGTAGCGGCGCTCGCGGGCGGAGGGCGCAAAACCCAGCCAGACGCCATCAAGCCGGCCGCGCTGCACGCTGGGCTGCCGCCAGGCCCAGAGCGCCTGGCGGTCGGGCAACAGCAGCCAGCGCCAGCGGCCCAGCTGCAGCTGGATGGCCCGGCTCTCGATCGCCACCGGTGCGGCGCTAAGCCCAGGGCTAGCCAGCCTTTGACCAGGCTGAAACGGCAAACTGCCATCGGCACTGGCCAGCACCAGGCCCGCCTGCCCCTGCCAGCAGTGCGGCTGCTCGGGCGCCAGCGGATCTAGCAGTAGGGCCCAGTCGTAGCGCTGCACCCCCAGGCCCCGGGCCAGCTGGCTGGCCTGGCTGCAACTGAAGCCATCACCAGAACTGCTCACCAGCACCGCCCGGCCCTGGTGCCGCGCCACCAGCAGATCCAGCCTTCCCTGGTGCACCAGCAACAACTGGTCGGCACTTAGCAATCTGAACTGCACCGCCACCACCAACGCAAACAGGGCAGCACCCAGCAGGCGCCAGCGCCGGGCCAGGGCAGGCCAGACCAGGGCCAGCAGCGCCACAGTGAAGAGCAGCACCAGGCCCGGGGCGGGGCGTCCCAATTGCCACTGGGCCATGGGCAGCGCCGCAAACAGCTTGACCACCGCCACCAACACATTGGAGAGCCAGGCCACGGGCGCGGTGACCAGCGGTAGCAGCGGCGGCAGTATCACCGCCAGGCAGGCCAGGGCCATCGCCCCCAGGGTGAGGGGTGTGAGCAGGGGCGCCACCACCAAATTGGCCGGCACCGCATAAAGGGGCACCACGCCGAAGTGCAGCAGCTGCAGCGGCAGGGTGTAGAGCGAAGCCGCCAGCGGCACCGCCGTGGCCACGGCCAACCAACCCGGCAGCCAGCGGCGCAGGCCCAGCTCCAGCGGCCGGGCCGACACCACCAGCGCAGCAGTCGCCACAACGCTGAGCTGGAAGCCCACATCGAGCAGCCAGTCGGGCCGCGCCAGCAGCAACACCAGGGCACTGGCGGCCAGGATGCCCAGGGGCCTGCCGC
Encoded here:
- a CDS encoding helix-turn-helix domain-containing protein, translated to MAKQVRLTLAKAIAKANMRRAVAGEKAITMNALAVAAGVAATTITRLARNDQKAASALSLDLAGKVVTVLDCRIEDLLEVVDD
- a CDS encoding ComEC/Rec2 family competence protein, yielding MWGLLLALLLLLRVGWLAFTPLQPAAGDPVLQLQAAAGPLELTLRGTLLSDPVPSGDGCRALLQLPVGRTELRFGQCPELQQGWRLQVQGRLRRPQVSPHPLLAAPAERLARQGSFSQLQVQDFEVLQRAPTPVADLRRRMAQALVQHAGPNNGSVLAALVLGSAVVPVPAELREAFRAAGLSHALAASGFHLSVLLGVVLPLGKRLPRLGRLTLAAAAMGLFVLLAGPQPSVLRAVLMGALALGIVECGYRGRPLGILAASALVLLLARPDWLLDVGFQLSVVATAALVVSARPLELGLRRWLPGWLAVATAVPLAASLYTLPLQLLHFGVVPLYAVPANLVVAPLLTPLTLGAMALACLAVILPPLLPLVTAPVAWLSNVLVAVVKLFAALPMAQWQLGRPAPGLVLLFTVALLALVWPALARRWRLLGAALFALVVAVQFRLLSADQLLLVHQGRLDLLVARHQGRAVLVSSSGDGFSCSQASQLARGLGVQRYDWALLLDPLAPEQPHCWQGQAGLVLASADGSLPFQPGQRLASPGLSAAPVAIESRAIQLQLGRWRWLLLPDRQALWAWRQPSVQRGRLDGVWLGFAPSARERRYLKELGAKRLWFSGTIPAGLPAAWAASGPSGYLQAALG